The DNA window CCGTCAATTATTACAATACATTTGTACTACTTGGGTGAGCGATCGCATTCCAGCAAGTGCCTTAACAAAAGTTAATACAGTGTCGATTACTTTTGTCCGACTACTTAATACTGTCCCTACCAACATAGCTTTTTTATTTATGCTATCATTTTAGAATAAAATTTTATTAGCATATTTTTGCCTAACTTGCTAGTTTGTCATGTTTTCTTAAAATTTTTGCCTAAGATCTATACCGAATGACATCGCATAGGTGCAAATCAGCCAGAAACGATCATCGCACGGGAAATTAAATAGGACTTAGGCAAGGAAATCGGGTTTTTCATTTTCAAATATCGAGATTCATCCACGAATCTTTCAAATTCAATCCTCAAAACCAATCCCTAACCCCTAACCCCTACCCCCTGGCCCCTCAAAAAAGGCGGCAACTACCCCTAGCTCATACGGTTCTCACGACTGCGGACTAAAACCACAGAGAGATACTCTTGTAATAGCAAAGTACACAAAAGTTCATATAGGCGTCAAACTTAGAGAAAGCGCTTATGGAACGGCTCGGTGAGGTAAACCCACTATGTTTGAATACTTTACAGACAAAGCAGTTAAAGCGGTGATGCTAGCCCAGGAAGAAGCTCGACGCCTGGGGCACAACCTCGTGGGCACCGAGCAAATCCTGCTGGGGTTGATTGGAGAAGGAAGCAGCGTTGCTGCCAAAGTGCTGTCCGACCTCGGCGTTACCCTGCCAAGCGCACGGGTAGAGGTAGAAAAGATTATCGGTCGGGGTTCTCGCTTCGTTTCAGCGCAAATTCCTTTCACCCCCAAAGTTAAGCGGGTTTTTGAGCAATCTTTTGATGAAGCTCGTCAATTAGGGCATAATTACATTGCTCCAGAACACTTGCTGCTGGGATTGATCCGCGAAGAGACGGGTGTGGCGGCAAAGGTGTTGGAAAATCTGGGCGTTGACCTGACGAATGTCCGTATGCAGCTGATGGAGAAGCTGGGAGATGTGGCAGCTGTAGCTGTTGGCGGGGGTCAGGAACGGGGATTTTCTGGCGGTGGCGGGAAGACGAAGACTTTGGATGAGTTCGCCATCAATCTCACCCAACAAGCAGCTGAAGGTAAACTCGATCCGGTGGTGGGTCGCGAGAAGGAGATAGAACGCGCTGTGCAAATTCTCGGTCGTCGCACGAAGAATAACCCGGTGTTGATTGGAGAACCGGGTGTTGGCAAAACTGCGATCGCAGAAGGTTTGGCCCAGCGCATTGCCAACAAAAGCATTCCTGACATCTTGCAAGACAAGCAAGTGTACAGTCTGGATATGGGTTTGCTGATTGCAGGTACGCGCTTCCGAGGTGAGTTTGAAGAACGCCTCAAGACAATCCTGGATGAAGTGCGTCAAGCTGGCAATATCATCCTCGTAATTGACGAAGTTCATAACCTGATTGGCACTGGCGCAATTCAAGGTAGCATGGATGCTGCTAATATGCTCAAGCCTGCTTTGGCGAGAGGCGAGTTGCAGTGCATGGGGATGACGACGTTGGATGAATACCGCAAGCACATCGAACGGGATGCTGCTTTGGAACGTCGCTTCCAACCGATTATGGTAGGCGAACCTTCTGTCGAAGAGACGATCGAGATATTATATGGTTTGCGTTCTGCTTACGAGCAACACCATAAAGTTAAAATCTCCGATGATGCTCTGGTAACGGCAGCTAAGCTTTCAGACCGCTATATTAGCGATCGATTCTTGCCGGATAAAGCAATCGACTTAATCGATGAAGCTGGTTCTCGCGTTCGTTTGAGCAATACTAATTCTTCTGCAACTAAGGAACTGAAGCAAGAATTGCGTCAGGTAACTAAAGAGAAGGAAGAAGCGGTCAAAGTTCAGGACTTTGAGAAAGCGGGAGAATGGCGCGATCGCGAATTGGAGATTGAAGGTAAACTGAAGGCGATCGCAAACAACAAACAATCCGATAACGCCATCTTACCAGTTGTCGATGAAGAAGACATCGCCCACATCGTTTCATCTTGGACTGGCGTCCCCGTCAACAAAATCGCCGCATCCGAAACCGAGTTGCTGCTGCACTTGGAAGATACCCTGCACCAGCGCCTCATCGGTCAACACGAAGCGGTGACAGCCGTTGCGCGTGCGATTCGTCGCGCCAGAGTGGGATTGAAGAATCCGAACCGTCCGATCGCCAGCTTTATTTTCTCAGGCCCTACCGGAGTTGGCAAGACCGAATTAGCAAAAGCCTTAGCTGCTTATATGTTCGGTTCCGAAGAAGCGATGATTCGCGTCGATATGTCCGAATACATGGAAGCGCACAACGTCTCCAAACTCATCGGTTCCCCTCCCGGTTTCGTCGGTTACGATGAAGGCGGTCAACTAACAGAAGCAGTGCGTCGTCGTCCCTACTCCGTGGTGCTATTCGACGAAATCGAAAAAGCTCACCCCGATGTCTTCAACGCACTATTGCAACTGTTAGACGACGGTCGCTTAACGGATGCCAAAGGTCGCACGGTGGACTTCAAGAACACCCTGATAATTATGACCTCGAACATCGGTTCTAAAGCGATCGAAAAAGGCGGCGGCGGTATCGGTTTCGAGTTATCGGAAAATATCACCGAATCAAATTACAACCGCGTTCGTTCTCTAGTGAACGACGAACTCAAGCAATATTTCCGTCCCGAATTTCTGAATCGCCTCGATGAAATTATCGTCTTCCGTCAATTGACGAAAGATGAAGTCAAAGATATTTCTGGCATCATGTTGCGCGAAGTTTCCAGTCGCTTAATCGAACAGGGAATTACCTTAAAAGCCACCGAAAAGTTCACAGAACGTTTGGTGAAAGAAGGTTACAATCCTGCTTACGGTGCGAGAGAACTGCGCCGGGTAATTATGCGACTCTTAGAAGATAGCTTAGCCGAAGCAATGCTATCCGGTCGTATCCAAAACGGAGACACCGCCATTATCGATATTGGCGATGATGGTGAAGTGCAAGTACGACAAGCTGAGCAACGAGAATTGGTGCTTCAAACAGTTGGCTAAATCTCAGAAACCGGGTTTCTTTGGGTTGCAGTCAGGAAATATCGAAAACAAACGAAAGAAACCCGGTTTCTCATCTCCACTTTGTCCCCTGGTAGCGATACCGGGGGATTTTTTATATTGAGTGAATTACCCGTGAAAATTGTTCGAGAGGTATCGCTGATTAGTAAAGGTAGCTTCGCGGAATCGCAAGAATGGACTGTTATTCAAAACGAGATTCGCACCGCTATTGAATTAATCGTTTGGCCTCCTGGCGCATCAAACTTTACAATTAATCCTACGCGACATGGGAACGGAGTTAAACCTATTAAAAATGCTTGCATGGCTGCTCTTAAGGAAAATTTCGGTTGGCAACTTGAAACGCCGATAAATTATGCTACAAGAGCGCCAGGAAGAATAGATGCTACGAAAACATTAGATAATCATTTATTTGCACTTGAATGGGAGACAGGAAATATTTCATCGAGTCATCGTGCGGTTAACAAGCTAGTTTTGGGTCTGTTACGCGGTGTAATTTTGGGTTCAGCCTTAGTGCTTCCCAGTCGGCGACTTTATCCTTATCTGACTGACAGGATTGGCAACTATGAAGAACTAGAACCTTACTTCGATATTTGGCGTGCAGTTAACCTAACAGAAGGTTTTCTGGCCATATTTGTAGTTGAGCATGATTTTACCGATCCCAACGTAGCAAGAATTACCAAAGGAACGGATGGTCGCGCTTTAATCTAATTAAAACTTAAGAGAGAGTTGCGTCCATTCCGATAATTCCGACCCTTTTAGCTCTTTTTGCTTTGATTTGACTTTTTTCTTACCCCTTGCCGATTCCCACTCTTCCACCTGTCCGTTTGCTAAGTCAGTTAGACGGCGGACTGCTGGCTGTATATCACCAATTTCTGTACCCAGCCAATAT is part of the Aerosakkonema funiforme FACHB-1375 genome and encodes:
- a CDS encoding ATP-dependent Clp protease ATP-binding subunit gives rise to the protein MFEYFTDKAVKAVMLAQEEARRLGHNLVGTEQILLGLIGEGSSVAAKVLSDLGVTLPSARVEVEKIIGRGSRFVSAQIPFTPKVKRVFEQSFDEARQLGHNYIAPEHLLLGLIREETGVAAKVLENLGVDLTNVRMQLMEKLGDVAAVAVGGGQERGFSGGGGKTKTLDEFAINLTQQAAEGKLDPVVGREKEIERAVQILGRRTKNNPVLIGEPGVGKTAIAEGLAQRIANKSIPDILQDKQVYSLDMGLLIAGTRFRGEFEERLKTILDEVRQAGNIILVIDEVHNLIGTGAIQGSMDAANMLKPALARGELQCMGMTTLDEYRKHIERDAALERRFQPIMVGEPSVEETIEILYGLRSAYEQHHKVKISDDALVTAAKLSDRYISDRFLPDKAIDLIDEAGSRVRLSNTNSSATKELKQELRQVTKEKEEAVKVQDFEKAGEWRDRELEIEGKLKAIANNKQSDNAILPVVDEEDIAHIVSSWTGVPVNKIAASETELLLHLEDTLHQRLIGQHEAVTAVARAIRRARVGLKNPNRPIASFIFSGPTGVGKTELAKALAAYMFGSEEAMIRVDMSEYMEAHNVSKLIGSPPGFVGYDEGGQLTEAVRRRPYSVVLFDEIEKAHPDVFNALLQLLDDGRLTDAKGRTVDFKNTLIIMTSNIGSKAIEKGGGGIGFELSENITESNYNRVRSLVNDELKQYFRPEFLNRLDEIIVFRQLTKDEVKDISGIMLREVSSRLIEQGITLKATEKFTERLVKEGYNPAYGARELRRVIMRLLEDSLAEAMLSGRIQNGDTAIIDIGDDGEVQVRQAEQRELVLQTVG
- a CDS encoding PDDEXK family nuclease, whose protein sequence is MKIVREVSLISKGSFAESQEWTVIQNEIRTAIELIVWPPGASNFTINPTRHGNGVKPIKNACMAALKENFGWQLETPINYATRAPGRIDATKTLDNHLFALEWETGNISSSHRAVNKLVLGLLRGVILGSALVLPSRRLYPYLTDRIGNYEELEPYFDIWRAVNLTEGFLAIFVVEHDFTDPNVARITKGTDGRALI